A region from the Pseudodesulfovibrio sp. JC047 genome encodes:
- a CDS encoding YgdI/YgdR family lipoprotein: MKRLYSIIILCAFALSLTACFSKQYMITTTAGETYTANGSPEYDVQTDTYKFEDDDGKKVILNQEDIQVIKEK, encoded by the coding sequence ATGAAACGGCTCTATTCGATCATCATACTCTGCGCCTTTGCGCTTTCCCTCACGGCCTGTTTTTCAAAACAATACATGATTACAACCACAGCCGGAGAAACCTACACCGCTAACGGTTCACCAGAATATGATGTCCAAACCGATACCTATAAATTCGAAGACGATGATGGGAAAAAAGTCATCCTCAATCAGGAAGACATCCAAGTCATCAAAGAAAAATAA
- a CDS encoding amidohydrolase family protein yields the protein MRIDIHAHAFDPKIADKVLVQLEGHYGVKPIGTGKADDLIERLDRAGLDKSVVLSAATTPSQVIPANNWAIQLKKTNPRFIPFGTLHPGFDRNAEELDRLEKNGIQGLKFHPDFQGFRMDDESFFDVMELIQGRFICLFHIGDTLPPDENPSCPKKMAALRKRFPKPTMIAAHMGGYHQWEYAIKHLAGTDVYVDCSSVLDFVDDSLLQRLFAAFPHDHILFGSDYPLYDAATEIKSLSQRLHLTETQLDELLSRGGALFS from the coding sequence ATGCGCATTGATATTCACGCTCACGCGTTTGATCCCAAAATCGCCGACAAGGTACTTGTTCAACTCGAAGGCCATTACGGCGTCAAACCAATTGGTACAGGCAAAGCAGACGATCTCATCGAGCGGCTGGACCGGGCAGGTCTGGATAAATCTGTTGTTCTCAGTGCCGCCACAACCCCGAGTCAAGTCATTCCAGCCAACAACTGGGCGATCCAACTCAAAAAGACCAATCCCCGATTCATCCCCTTTGGCACCCTGCACCCCGGCTTTGACAGAAATGCCGAAGAACTGGATCGACTTGAAAAAAACGGCATCCAAGGCCTGAAATTCCATCCGGATTTTCAAGGATTCAGAATGGATGACGAATCTTTTTTTGACGTGATGGAATTGATTCAGGGCCGATTTATTTGCCTTTTTCACATCGGAGACACCCTGCCCCCCGACGAAAATCCGTCCTGTCCCAAAAAAATGGCCGCATTACGCAAACGGTTCCCGAAACCGACCATGATTGCGGCACACATGGGCGGATACCACCAATGGGAGTATGCGATCAAACATCTGGCCGGAACTGATGTCTATGTCGATTGCTCCAGTGTGCTGGACTTTGTGGACGACTCGTTGCTGCAACGCCTCTTCGCAGCATTCCCGCACGACCACATTCTTTTTGGCAGTGACTACCCGCTTTATGATGCAGCAACCGAAATCAAAAGTCTTTCGCAAAGACTGCACCTGACCGAAACGCAGTTGGATGAACTCTTGAGCCGTGGTGGTGCCTTGTTTTCCTAA
- a CDS encoding thioesterase family protein: MTPSVQFPTCDSWYSHYISYGETDAMGVVYHAEYLHLFERSRSQLIRESGMSYSETEKRGIMLPVREAQCRYRVPIRYDEKIHIHVGIVKWGRASVDFVYEIWNEDKTILHSTGKTNHACVNLDGKPIPVPHWLKELF; encoded by the coding sequence ATGACACCCTCCGTTCAATTTCCCACATGTGACAGTTGGTATTCGCACTACATCTCCTATGGCGAAACAGACGCCATGGGAGTCGTGTATCACGCCGAATACCTCCATCTCTTCGAACGCTCACGAAGCCAACTCATTCGAGAATCGGGCATGAGTTACAGTGAAACCGAAAAACGCGGTATCATGTTGCCAGTTCGAGAGGCACAGTGTCGCTATCGTGTGCCCATTCGCTATGATGAAAAAATCCATATTCACGTCGGCATCGTCAAATGGGGTCGGGCCTCGGTCGATTTCGTCTATGAAATCTGGAATGAAGATAAAACCATTCTCCATTCCACGGGGAAAACCAATCATGCCTGCGTCAACCTGGATGGCAAACCCATTCCCGTCCCTCATTGGTTAAAAGAGCTTTTCTGA
- a CDS encoding cofactor-independent phosphoglycerate mutase: MKVLYLIADGMGGWPLEELGGKTTMEAAHTPNMDALAKTGIVGRAQTVPKGMPPGSDVANMALLGFDPAVYHTGRGPIEAAAQGLKLGPDDLVWRLNLVTVSKLTIDGFMRDYSSGHISSDISRPLVSTLQEKLGNDTYTFHPGVQYRHLLVQRNGALTEDAALTINPPHDITDKSIKPDLRTFSKSPFLWDLIFEAKELLEDRDINASMANSIWPWGQGRPLNLPDFTENSGMKGAVISAVDLIKGLGNASGMDVIDIEGATGLLDTNYQGKVDAALDFLRENDFVFVHLEGPDECGHGGNAADKVEAISRFDARVVAPLRKALRDEETAWIVTCDHFTPIVERTHTMDPVPFIINGPGCEASGIESFSEKSADSTGLTLDNGHELLSFALKKLGLKK, translated from the coding sequence ATGAAAGTACTGTATCTTATCGCCGATGGAATGGGTGGTTGGCCGCTGGAAGAACTTGGCGGCAAAACCACCATGGAAGCGGCACATACCCCCAACATGGATGCATTGGCCAAGACTGGTATCGTTGGCCGAGCACAGACGGTTCCTAAAGGGATGCCTCCGGGATCCGATGTGGCGAACATGGCCCTTCTCGGCTTTGATCCCGCAGTGTATCATACGGGACGAGGACCGATTGAAGCGGCGGCCCAAGGCTTGAAACTGGGGCCGGATGATCTGGTCTGGCGGCTGAATCTGGTCACTGTTTCCAAATTGACCATTGACGGTTTCATGCGAGATTATTCGTCAGGCCATATTTCCAGCGATATCTCACGCCCGCTGGTCAGCACGCTTCAGGAAAAACTCGGAAACGACACATACACATTCCATCCTGGAGTCCAATACCGCCACCTCTTGGTCCAAAGGAACGGGGCACTCACGGAAGACGCAGCCCTGACGATCAACCCGCCTCACGATATCACGGACAAATCCATCAAACCGGATTTGCGCACATTTTCCAAAAGCCCGTTTCTTTGGGATCTCATCTTTGAAGCCAAAGAACTGCTTGAAGACCGCGATATCAACGCATCCATGGCCAATTCAATCTGGCCGTGGGGACAGGGTCGCCCGTTGAATCTTCCTGATTTCACTGAAAATTCAGGCATGAAAGGAGCGGTTATTTCCGCTGTTGATCTTATCAAGGGACTCGGAAACGCCTCTGGTATGGATGTCATTGATATCGAAGGAGCCACCGGCTTACTGGATACCAACTATCAAGGCAAAGTCGATGCGGCCCTCGATTTCCTGCGTGAAAACGATTTCGTTTTCGTTCACCTGGAAGGGCCTGACGAATGCGGACACGGTGGCAATGCTGCGGACAAAGTCGAGGCCATCAGCCGATTTGACGCCCGTGTTGTCGCTCCACTCCGTAAGGCGCTACGCGATGAGGAAACCGCCTGGATCGTTACCTGCGATCACTTCACCCCCATTGTCGAACGCACGCACACCATGGACCCCGTGCCCTTTATCATTAACGGTCCCGGCTGCGAGGCTTCAGGCATTGAGTCTTTCAGCGAAAAAAGTGCGGATTCCACAGGACTTACGCTGGATAATGGACACGAACTCCTGTCATTTGCCTTGAAAAAACTCGGATTGAAAAAATGA